TTAAGAGCATTTTTATTACTTATAAACAATAATTAGGATTTTTATCATAGatatttcaaacattttataatgCATatgattataaaaaaataaatggtAAGAAAAAAAATGTACTTCGAAATACCAATgagtatttttttaaaaaaactaatgGGTATACACAATACCAACGGGTATTCCCAATAATACACGATAGGTAATTACCCGATATATTTCCATAAGCATTTGGTCATTGCCATCCTTACTTGGTTCAACTAGTCTACAATTTATTTATTATGGTACAAGTAAGGATATCACATGTTACATATCACAATTTATTTATATTATCACAATCATGTGTTGAGTCGTCGATAATGACTAAATATGAGGCTGTAAAACAAGTTGGAACAAATGGGGCTAACAAAAATAATTATACTATGATCATGTGTTATGGGGCTCCAAAGGAGCCTATTCAAGTGACACCATTACATGGGGCCGCCAACTAGGGTACGAGACAGAGGCTTGGGCCGTCAACTAGGGTAGGGTGCGAGATAGAGGCGTTGAGGGCATGTTgatggtttatatatatatatttttttaatattaatgaatagagtaaattacaagttttgtcctttacgtttacatcaaattgcaggcgctgtcctttagcgcaaaagttgataagttttgtacttaatgttctaaaatcttgcacgttatgatgtcttttaggccaaacccagttaatttttttggttaaatttggtcatttgccttgcacatgagggtattcttgtcatttaTCTCTTGAGGGGCTTTTCTGTAAAATAAACTATGTTTAGGGACTAGTTATAAGGGCTTGATATCCAACACACTGGAATCAGATTtagggtaaaaaaaaaaaaagaataacaTAGGGGGCTCCGAACAATATCACAAATTTACTCAAATCAAATATATTTTTATCAATTTCTTAAACTGAACTGATCTTTATAACATTATTGATCATGAAAAGAACTAGTaagtaggggtgttcagaattcgtttcgaattcgaaaaattcgaaattcgtttaaattcgattcgattatcaagaattcgtttcgattaaaagaattcgaattcgattcaattcgagtcaaataaatcgaatacgaatacgaatttataatttcaaattcgattcgattcgaaattcgaataaaaattatacatttttatttattatttttatatataatgcatatattacttttattaagctatactataaattattttcaaatttgTTCCAAGTAataaaattacccattaccaaacccaatacatggcccataactaaaacctaagtaacaaatGTATCAACAGATTTATAACCccaaaaatattaacttgtaatgtggagtggttattcccgacttctcgttttgaattttagacttatcgtactttatttggaactttttaatgtgatatcgtgctttatagctgctttaaaatttatgtttcattttgatagtttttacatgtttttaaagaatctgaattaaattgaatttattcgaattcgattcgaattcgaatttttaatcgaatacgaaatGGGTTTTTTATttgaatacgaattcgaatcgaattcggtaagttttaatcgaattcgaatcgaatacgaattcaagggaaaataaaaattattcgaataattcgaaaattcgatattcgattcgatgaacacccctactagTAAGCTGtacaatttataaaaaaaacgaATACAAATTACCTCTGGTCGAGCAATCAGCAGAACACAAACGAATCGATGAAGATACTCAGATACTAAGAGTTTGAACCGGTGGCCGGTTAATCCATGACGGCGACATTGGTCGGTTGAATTATTAGATTTAAAAAGCAAGCGGAGATTAACAGGAGTTGACAGAAGGGCTTTGTAGATGTATTGAGCAATGAAACGTTGCATATGGAGCCATGGAGAGAATATCAACCGACAAGCTTTGGAATTTGGAAAATGATTATTACCTCCATTGTTTGCAGGTTGTTTGGGATTAGGGTTTCGGTGAGGGTGGTGATGATGGAGACGGTGGGGGGTTGTGATGGTGGATGGGATGGTGGGTTTTAATGGTGGTGGTTGATGATTCGGGTGGTTTGCAGGTGCTTGGGGTTAGGGTTCTAGTGGGGATGGTGGGTTTAATGGTGTTGGTTGGTGATTTGGGTTGTTGCAGGTTGGGGTTAGGGGTCCGGTGGGGGTAGTGATGGcggagacggtggtggtggtagtcTGGTAGAGAGAAAatagttgtggtggtggtgggtgaaggtGGCTGTGGTGATGTGTTGATGGAGGTGGTGGGAGACAGAGAATCGATGGTGGTgataattttttaaaatattttgttttagttttttaaataatatcaaataaataggtaaaaagactaaaatacccttatgtaatctgatttaactaaaaaatctaactgagtttggcctaaaggacataacgtgcaagattttagaacattaagtacaaaacttgtcaacttttgcgctaaaggacaacgtctgcaatttggtgtaaacataaatgacaaaacttgtaatttactctaatgaATATACCTATCAATTATATATAGCCACCTAAACCTAATATCACGTTTCAAATAAAGTTCCATAATTGCCCCACAACACGCCTTGGCCACGTGACAACTTAAAGTCCTGGTAAAACTTCTCATAACACATAGCCGAAAATCATATACTATGATGATATGTTATGGGGCTCCAAATGAGCCTATTCAAGCGATATCAACAACGAAGGTGCATGGACACCATTACATGGGGCCGCCAACTAGGGTGTGAGACAGAGGCTTGGGCCGTCAACTAGGGTGCGAGAGAGAGGCGTTGAGGGCATATTgatgatttatatatattttttttaatattaatgaatatACCCTagacttaatatcatatttcaaaTAAAGTTCCATAATTGCCCCACAACACGCCTTGGCCACGTGACAATTTAAAGTCCTGGTAAAACTTCTCATAACACATAGCCGAAAATCAAATAAAGTTTCATAATTGCCCCACAACACACCTTGGCCACGTGCAGTTGCGGACCCAAAAATCTTTCATGGATGTGCGGAATATTTTTAACGATTTTAGGCCCCTAACTATATAAAAAATCGATTCATATAGCGGGTTGAATCGGttcatataaaacaaaagaacatcaaactaaaatttagaCTAAATTGTCATTCTCATCTTTGAGGTTTGATCAAAATTGCTACTTtagtcaaaaaaaaaattttcttgccattttagtctaaatagttttttttctgcCATTTTAGTTTCCCACTTTTGTCAATTTTTTGCCATTTacatctaccaccaccaccatctcccacCACCCACCCCATCACAACCTTCTATCATCGCCACCACCTACCtgcaccgccaccacccacccacccccaccccaccaccatcaccacccatcATTTTCACACCACCCGACCACTTTTCCGCCACCCACGTCATCAACcatcaccaccgccatcatcgtgAACCAGCAACCACCGCCATCATCTTTACTATAAACCGACATATCATCGCACCTgcaagaagagaaagaaaaacgtggtttgaccaaaattcacctAAGTTAACTAAAGTTTTTTAATGGAGTTAGTGGattagatgaaaatgacaaaaaataacaaaagtcagggactaaaatggcaggaaaaaaaactatttggactaaaatgacaagaaAAAAACTATGTGGACTAAAGTGGTAATTTTGGTCAAatctcagggactaaaatgacaatttactctaaaatttatataatcatcaaacacatgtcaaacgtcattacaaatatatttaaaattatGCCCTACGggtttcattttttgaaatctatccaaaacataaTCTAGAAATACTTTTTTAAGCAACTCTTTCTCTATATAAATTGGTCATTGTTCCTATTACATATAAATcgctccataagttcataaaacaacactaaacaattaaacaaaataaacattCATGTTCAACCATAGTCCATATCTTTCAATTCTAATCTCTAAACATTGAAGCCCTAGTTTTAAATGTTGATTAGTTATCAACAAAATCATTAACTACAAGTTTAGAACAAGTGAACAACcaaaaaaaccatcaaaaaaacataaaaagatcaaacccttatacatctatattttctcctaatcaCCACATAAACACAACAAAAAACAATCAATAAAGAAAGGATACCCGTTCTAAGTCGGCATTCTGGTGTAATTATGGTCGGAACAGTgggaattttgaattttcaggcCAAAAAACTTGTCCGGTTGTGAGTCGCTTCTGCTGTCGCTGGGCGTCTTTTTTTGGGGCGGGATTTGGATTTTGGAAACCGAATGGGTGGgttggtttgggttattttatttagttcaaattcTTTGGGTTGGGTTTGGGCTTGGATAGTTaggttaataaaaataaattgtagATTGAGTTAAGTAATTAAATGGCTAgagaataaatatataaattgtattatatacttatatattaataataatcagtgttttaaattttttatttttataaattcatcaatttttttctaaggggtgcaagtgaaaaatttcaaggggtgtGGGTGAAAATTTTCAAGGAGTACATTCGAggtttttgacaaaaattaacaCTAGATTTTTTTAAGAGGTGTGTCCGCTCACTCACAAATACGAATAGGTCCCCTTGGCCACGTGACAGCTTAAAGTCCTAGTGAAACCTCTCATAACAAATAGCCTAcaaatttaattattttttttcaagctaataataataatataatattatacacagaaaactgattttttttttcaagctaAGGCCTTGGGGGTGGCAGCGTTGTTTTTCCGTAATGGGATTTTCAACGCGTGGAAAACATGAACATACAACCGTCACCATCAATTTATAACGCATGGTAAATGCCAATTTCTTTAACGCGTGATGATATTATTTTGTGAGAGGAATTGTTGGTTgtggggaaattgttgggtgtggtggtgagtgatgaccattgccactaaaaaggttgtgagtgatggaaaaatggttgctggCATGACGGAACCTGATTGAATGTTTGTAAGTGATGGAATTTCATCACTAATAACCACCCCCACTctcctaataataataataataatataatattatacacagaaagctgattttttttcgttttttacGGCTGAGTTGTCCTTTCTGTTTTTTTAAAATTCCCTGGCGCCCAAAGTTTAGGCCCCATTCCAAAATACTTTTTTGGATTAGGGTTTCGGTAACATTTCGTTATACAAACTGTATATTCGGAGTGTTAAAGGGTCAtttcattttatttataaatttgtaCAATGAagttaaatataataataatagttgATTGTAAAAATAAATCACCATTTTTATCACATAAATAGCCTCTTTAAACTCAGTGACACTCTTTTAAATAACTATAAAACAAGAAAAAAATTCCTGAGTCCATCACTACCGACAAACAAAAGGGTGAAGGTAGAATATCCCATTTGGTTGGCAGCATAATCCCACCACTTCTTCAATTGATTATACCGTCTAAAATAATTACTAAAAGTTACACACCCaatattaaatttcttatttggGTGGTTAGCACCCACCACCATCTTTAACTAAACATTTTTCCAACTTTGAAAACctcttaaaaatcaaaactttacTCCAACCCACCTCTCAATTTTCTTGAACTCAATCATGGCTTCAATGGCTGCTGAATTTGCACTATTATCATCAGGATTAAATTTCAAGAAAAGGGTATTCAATCTTCCTACTACATCTTCACCTCTTAAACTCAGTTTCAAACAAAAGTTCAACTGCATAACAACCAAGGCTTTGTTGCAAGAAGAATTAAAAAAAGAAGAGGATTTAAAGTTTGATGTTGTGAAGGAGATTGAATTGAGGGAAAATGGTTTTATGGGTATGAGGAAGACAAAGCTGGTGTGCACTGTGGGGCCTGCATGCTGTAGTTATGAAGAGCTTGAGAAACTTGCTTTGGGTGGGATGAATGTAGCTAGACTTAATATGTGTCATAATACTATTCATTGGCATCAAGATGTCATTAGAAAGATCAAGAAGTTGAATCTGGAAAAAGGGTTTTGTGTTTCTGTCATGATTGATACTGAAGGCAGCCAAATTAATGTTCTTGATCATGGGTCTCCTTCATCTGTCAAAGCagaggtatttttttttttttttttttataattatgatatttttattgtatttttttttttaaactgattTTGGGACAAAAACAGTATAAAGATTCAATCTTGACTAATATAATACTGTTAAGAAGGATTAATTTGGTTCTTTACCATTAAAATTCAATtgttttatctttctttttttttaaaccaaattTAGCACAAAAACAGCATAGAAATTCAATTTTGACTCATTTTACTGTTAGGATACATCAATTTATTTCTTTACCACTGaataattcaatttttttttccaaCCAATTTAGGACAAAACAGTTAAAGATTCAATTTTGACTCATATTTTACTGCTAGGAAGGATCAATTTGGTTCTTTACCACTAAAATTCAATGGTTTTatctttttttaaaaagaaaaacccAATTTTGTACAAAAAGAGTATGAAGATTAAATTTTGACTCATGTATTTTACTGTTAGGAAGGATCAATTTGgttttttactctaaaaaaattCTATGATTGTATATTTTTTAACCAATTTAGGACAAAAACAGTTTAAAGATTTCAGTTTTGACTCATGTATTTGCTGTTAGGAAGATTCAATTTGGTTTTTTACTATCGAAAAATTCTATGAATGTATATTTTTAACCAATTTAAGATAAAAACAGTATAAAGATTTCAGTTTTGACTCATGTATTTGCTGTTAGGAAGGTTCAATTTGGATCATTACCGACGAAAAATTCAATGGTTGTATATTTTATAACCATTTTGGGACAAAAAAAGTATAAAGATTCAATTTTGACTCATATTTCACTGTTAGGAAGGATCAATTTGGTTCTTTACGACCGAAAAATTCGATGGTTGTCGTCCTTTCACCGTGCAGGCAAACTATGAAGGCTTCAATGAAGGTGTCAACCGTCAACTGATCTTGCTTTATTTGATTTCAGTTACGATTAGAGTTGAGTTTTTGTATGATTTTGGTATTAGGAATCAGAGAGGGTGATGAGCTTGTTGTCGATGGAGGAATGGCTACTTTTGAAGTCATAGAGAGAATCGGTAATGACTTGCGTTGCAAGTGTACAGACCCTGGTTTACTCTTACCTCGAGCTAAGTTTAGTTTCTGGAGGGACGGGAAACTTGTCGAAAAACATCATGAGCTCCCAACATTCTCTGACAAGGTTCGAAAGTTTCGATCAAATATTTAAAATGGCTATTTTGTCGTTATAGTTTGTTGTGATGTTTGATTCGTGGTTCGTTATCATCAGGATTGGTCCGATATCGAGTTTGGAATCACTGAAGGTGTTGATTTTATTGCTCTTTCGTTTGTGAAAGATGCTGCTGTTGTCAAGCATTTAAAGGATCACCTGTTGACCAAAAATAGGTAAGTTTTATAAACTGAATTCTATGGTTGTGTTATTTATATATAACAAACGGgtgggtcgggtcgggtaatggGAAAAATGAGTCGCGATAATGAGTTCGGGTCTAAACGGGCCTTTTTAATAAAGTAGTAATATGGTTCTGGTCAAAATGCGTCATAATGGCTTGGTGTAAATCTATGCACAGATTCGTGAAGGTTTTGGCAAAGATTGAAAGTTTAGAATCTCTAAAGAATCTTGAAGAAATCGTGGAAGTATCAGACGGAATCATGGTGGCACGAGGTGATCTTGGAGTCGAAATACCACTAGAACAGGTTCCTGCAGTACAGGAAGAAATAATCGATCTGTGTAGAAAGTTAAACAAGCCTGTAATTATAGCCTCACAGCTTCTTGAATCAATGATCGAATATCCTACCCCAACTCGAGCTGAGGTATGATTTTAGATAATAATTTTAATATAACTATGAGAAAGATTTGAAATTGATAAAAAGGTTGGAAATAGGTTGCTGATGTTTCTGAGGCGGTTAGACAACGTGCTGATGCGTTGATGCTGTCTGGTGAGTCAGCGATGGGATCGTATGGTCAAAAGGCTATATCTGTTTTGAGAATGACTAGCGCCCGAATGGAACTATGGGGCCGTGAGGAGAACCAACAAAGTTTTCTTCCTCAGATTGGAGAGTCGTTGCCGGATCAAGTAGCGGAACAGATCTGCAGTTGTGCATGCCAAATGGGTACTATAACTTTCTTGATTATATATTCTTTTATCTACAGTTATTGACCAAAAATAGGTGAAAAGAGAAATGGTTAAATGTGTGGAATAGGTTGAAAGTAAACAGTCCAAATTCCTTTTTTAGTGCAAACAACCCCAAAActgttttattcaaaaaaaaaaaaaagacaattaTTAAAAGTTTAACCCCTTTTGTATGTTAGGTTATTTCATAAACAATCTTAGAATTAGGGTGTCAATCGTGTCGGGTTCACGTGTTGAAAGATTTCGTCAGAGTTGAATAGGTGAACCCATATTCTTGTTAAAAACATTTAACCCTAACACAAACACATTTAAAGCCTTTTTTATGTTTCGGGTTAAAACCATTTAAAGTTTATATATGAATATGACTAATACCTGGTGACTTggtacaatttaaaaaaaataaattactCCCGCTCAAACGAACCCTTTTTTTTTGTAGTTGTTAtctttttaattgtttttgttcATTATTAGTCAATCCCAATTAACAAACATAGGTTTATATATTTTGCTTGAGATTAGCGGAACCGTGTGTAAATTGATGGAAATTAAAAGTTGTTGGAAGGGTTTAAGAGTGAAATTAATTTCAAAGGCTGAAAATGAATAGTGAGAGAGAAAACTGAAAATCAAAGTACGGAACGTTAAACGATAACAATTTtttaaataccccccccccccccccctttaatcGAAATAAGAAAAAAATTTAAACCCCTTTATCTATGAAATGGGTCTTGTTCAGGTTAACTCGTCTATTAAACATGTCATGTTTAAGTTGACCCGTTTAGTAAATAAATTATCTTAGCCAACTTATAATCTTATTATTTTCAATCATATTCTGGTCGTGTCTGAAATTGCTACCCCTAGCTAGAATCAACCTCTATTAATATATGCAGCAAACAAACTTGGAGTGGATGCCATTCTAGTGTACACGACGCACGGACAAATGGCGTCACTTTTGTCTCGTAACAGGCCAAATACTCCAATATTCGCATTTACAAACAAAAGCAACACAAGAATGGCGTTGACTTTGGAATGGGGTGTTGTACCTATCGCATTTGACTTATCAGATGACATGGATGCTAATGTTTCTAAAACCACTCGTCTAATGAAAGCAAAAGGAATGATGAGACAAGGAGATGTCATTCTTGTTGTTTCTGATGTGATTCCAAAGT
This is a stretch of genomic DNA from Helianthus annuus cultivar XRQ/B chromosome 16, HanXRQr2.0-SUNRISE, whole genome shotgun sequence. It encodes these proteins:
- the LOC110935992 gene encoding pyruvate kinase isozyme A, chloroplastic isoform X1, with product MASMAAEFALLSSGLNFKKRVFNLPTTSSPLKLSFKQKFNCITTKALLQEELKKEEDLKFDVVKEIELRENGFMGMRKTKLVCTVGPACCSYEELEKLALGGMNVARLNMCHNTIHWHQDVIRKIKKLNLEKGFCVSVMIDTEGSQINVLDHGSPSSVKAEEGSIWFFTTEKFDGCRPFTVQANYEGFNEGIREGDELVVDGGMATFEVIERIGNDLRCKCTDPGLLLPRAKFSFWRDGKLVEKHHELPTFSDKDWSDIEFGITEGVDFIALSFVKDAAVVKHLKDHLLTKNRFVKVLAKIESLESLKNLEEIVEVSDGIMVARGDLGVEIPLEQVPAVQEEIIDLCRKLNKPVIIASQLLESMIEYPTPTRAEVADVSEAVRQRADALMLSGESAMGSYGQKAISVLRMTSARMELWGREENQQSFLPQIGESLPDQVAEQICSCACQMANKLGVDAILVYTTHGQMASLLSRNRPNTPIFAFTNKSNTRMALTLEWGVVPIAFDLSDDMDANVSKTTRLMKAKGMMRQGDVILVVSDVIPKSVTPSLYQSFQVVVIE
- the LOC110935992 gene encoding pyruvate kinase isozyme A, chloroplastic isoform X2, whose amino-acid sequence is MASMAAEFALLSSGLNFKKRVFNLPTTSSPLKLSFKQKFNCITTKALLQEELKKEEDLKFDVVKEIELRENGFMGMRKTKLVCTVGPACCSYEELEKLALGGMNVARLNMCHNTIHWHQDVIRKIKKLNLEKGFCVSVMIDTEGSQINVLDHGSPSSVKAEEGSIWFFTTEKFDGCRPFTVQANYEGFNEGIREGDELVVDGGMATFEVIERIGNDLRCKCTDPGLLLPRAKFSFWRDGKLVEKHHELPTFSDKDWSDIEFGITEGVDFIALSFVKDAAVVKHLKDHLLTKNRFVKVLAKIESLESLKNLEEIVEVSDGIMVARGDLGVEIPLEQVPAVQEEIIDLCRKLNKPVIIASQLLESMIEYPTPTRAEVADVSEAVRQRAGESAMGSYGQKAVSVLRMTSARMELWGREENQQSFLPQIGESLPDQVAEQICSCACQMANKPGVDAILVYTTHGQMASLLSRNRPNTPIFAFTNKSNTRMALTLEWGIVPIAFDLSDDMDANVSKTTSLMKAKGMMRQGDVILVVSDVIPKSVTPSIYQSFQVVVIE